Part of the Prunus dulcis chromosome 8, ALMONDv2, whole genome shotgun sequence genome is shown below.
TGGGAACCTTTTATGTATATTGCTTGTTGAGCAGTGAAGGTCAAAAATCTTCCATTAATCATATTTATAGGTTTGTAATTTAGCTTTGTTAGTGAAATAACCATCCAAGAAAAGTAGCAACCTATGTAAATTGATGTAATACTTCCAATCTGGTAGCAAATAAGATTTTGAGAGGTTATTCATAAACTACATGCTCTCAGTATTATTGATGCAACTCTAAGCCTAGGATGCCTAAGGAACACTAGGGGCAAAGCATATAAACTCTTCTTCATCTATTTTCAAATGctatattaaattaaactaaaattaaacCGCACAAGTACTATGAATCATGCGTAACCGATGCATGATTCTATATCTAATAAACTTAATCATCAGAATCAAATGGAATTGAGCATTATTGGACTTACAAGCATTTGGGTTCTCATGTCTGGAATCAGCTTGTTTAAGCCGTACAGCATCTCTTCTGAGTGCGTATTCTTTTGGAAATTGCTCCTCCAGAAAGTGTCCAAGCACCAAACAAACTTTTGGAAATCCTGATGGATGAGAACTTTGACAAACGTTACATCTATGCATCTGTTCATCTGGTTTAACAATGCAACTTTCACAATATACTGTacagtgaaaaaaaaaaatattagaataaCTGCACTCAGAACAGAGGACTGAAACCTgataacatataataaatttgagGGTTCAACGTACCATGGCCACAGTTAAGAACCACAGGATGAAATGACAGTTGCTTGCACGCGGCACATATCACATCAGCAACTGAAATCCGGTCGCCACTCCCTCTATCCGTGTTTAACAGGGAATTCTTTTCTCCATCGGTAACATTCCCAATTCCCTCATAATCTCCACCATGGGTTTGCTTAGGACCAGCTGTGCCATTATTCTGAATATGTAATTCTTGACTTGCTTGTGAGCGGCATCCATGTGCATCTAACTGCGGCGAGAAGCAGCcacttctcttctcttcctctgcAACATTCAAAGGTAACAATAAACGCAATCAGAATTTTATGAAAACTCACCGAAGTGAAAGCAAATATGATCGTTAGAACAATTGAAGCCAAGAAGAATAGAACAAGATAATAAGAAGAAGTTTAAGAGGataaaaaaatgaagcagAGCATACCAAGAATTTGCAATTCCCTTCTCTTATAGGCAACAGGGTACTTCTTGAgtagcaaaaaataaaacatttgaCAGATGGTTGGAAAATGATTATACTCATGCCTACAAAGCGGACATTGAGATTGGCCTAGACTGCTCATCGATCTGTGCACACACCAGAAACACGAAACGTGACCACAAGCTGCAACCcacaataaaaatacataaacaaaaacaatcaaataatcaaaattgtTTGATGGTACGATATATGTGAGTTTGCAGTAGGCCTAGACTTGGGTGTTCGTGTGTGTTGTTGGTGACTCATGTTCATGAAATTTAAGCAACCAAGTATGCCGACTTACAGAGCACTATAGGCTTGTAAAGAAGATCCCTGCACCgtccaaaaaacaaaaatgcacAGAAATCAGCATAAGCAAACGCAATTGTATTTACACAGCAAATTGCTCAGAAGTGTATAGATTTGGGATACTTACAAACAAACGCAGCAGATGAAGGAATCGGGGATTTCCTCCTGTTCATCGCCGAGTGAAATTTGATTGTCGTCCATTGAATAGATTTGGTGGCTAGCGCTGCGAAACCCTAGAGttggtagagagagagagagagagagagagacagagagaagcAGAGGAGGCAATGAAGGTGTGAAGATTCTACACACACAGATTTGTTAGCTTCCTCTGTTAAACGTCACGTCTAAAATATGGCGGTAACTAATTAGTTGGAAGGATTGTGTGGTTGTTGTGGAAGTGCTCGGTGTACCCATAAAACGGTGGTTGTTCTTGTCGTATACAACTGGTATTCGAGGGATCGAAAGCACGAGATCAGTCGTTTATACCAGTTATATGCAATGTTATTTAGACATGTGTTAAAAAATGCACGCGCATCGAATGCGTAAATTGTTACAAGAGACCATATACTCATATTTGATACACCGTGTTGTAGGGAAGGTGATAGAGGTtgcaattttttgtgataaatacCACGAGGTGACCCCACACTCAAAGGGTGAGATTAATCCCGGCTCGGAGTTCTGCTTGTCCCTTGTCTCAAAGTACTTTTATAGGGTTTCAAACCCCTGCCATTGAGGTACCAGATAGCTTGTTAGTTGAATGTGACAGTTTACCAATCGCACCACACATTGTGATTATAGATATTGCAATTTTGAGTTGGGCTATATTGTCAAAATTCTTGCATACAACTGTTGTGTATAACTTCATTATTGTAAAATGCAACGGTAAATTAGGGTTAAATGCGTGAAAGGAGTTGTATGTAACAATTGTGTTCAAGATAATTTTGCCGTGTTAGGCATGCAAGTGCAAGGAATTCGATTTATTGATGTTGTTTGTCCCCATAGTTTTATGTGTAAATTTTagataaaaataagaaattaagatGCACGTGCTGTAGAAAAAGTCTTGAGCACAAGGGAATACgttaagaaacaaaacaataatttagacagaaaagaaaagtaatttGAGATTCTTAGGTCTAATCTAAGCTATGATTGGTAATAAGAGATAACGGTTTCATTTCAATCTTGATTCGCAACCCCACCACAAAGACATAACAACCATCACCATCGAAGTTGACATGACACCTATCTACGTCGACGTTGTCTTgttgccattttttttttttttttttttttttttgtaaatttaaaattttatttatcattttgtCTGATATTGTGGTCTCagacagagagaagaaaaaagatctTGTAGTCATGCTTGCTTTTGTATTCAACCACATTTGAAGGAAGATGCATCATTAGATAATATTACAAacagtaaaataaaaattcgaTCCCCTAAACAAAATGACATTCTTGCCTCAATTCATGTAAAGAGATACTCCTTCCTGTGAATCACCATTTGacatatatgcaaaaataattcatcaaaaatacaaagaaaaaaagtactTATGCACACGTCACACTGCTATTGACAGAAATAGAACATTTTTGCTTACCACTTTAACTCAAAGTGTACCCTCACCACCCTTattaacatttaaaatatgtcTACTGATATAACCATAgtttcataaatacaaattaaagAGTTAACCATGATTATGTCAATGAACATGTGTCAAGTGTTGAAAAGAGTGATAAATGTACATCTTAAGTTAAGGTAGGgaacaaaaatatttccttGTCAGAAATGTAGGAGGAAAGTATTTTCCTAGAGATTATGGTTTTAATTTGATAGCCGGGCTCGTTAATTTAGTGAGAGATTTATGACACTTTTTGTTATTAAGTTAATTGTTTGACAATTACAATGGTATTGCAAGATTTTTCCTAATAAAGATAAAACACCCATAAAAACAGGCACACAAATCATTTAACCATAGAAACTAAACTTAAGAAATTACATTAGACAAAAGACCTAACCCGACgggaacaaagaaaaaagagttttTCTACTAGGATCTTAGATATAATTACTATATGATATTAATACTTTGAGAAACCCTGTCTATAAAACTATTTACCATACTTGAAAACACCTGCATATATATGAACTCGAAACATCTGCCACTGAGTTTCCCCTTCCGGATTTCTGAATCGAGGTTATAAGATGTTACCACCATAGTACTTAAATTTACTTCCATAGCTTGACGGAGCTGTCGTGACTTGCAGATGCAACCATTCCAGTGTCGGGTGACTGCGCAAGAGCTGAGATTATATTCTCGTGTGCCGAAATTGTCATTCTCTTGTTCTCAACCGTGTTCCACAGCTCCAAAGACTAGCTCGCAAGCATAAAAGCAACTATTAGCAATAAATCGGCTTTTTACATGATAAGATGGCTCACTCACATAGAAGAGTTTAAAGAATTTACCGAGATTCCTCCAATGGCCAAGAGAGTTGAATAACTTGGGTGAAAAACACAAGAATGAAACTGGTTGCCGTTAGAGCCAAGCTCCTGAATACACTCACTTGAAGCTAACGACCAAATCTTCACCAAGTTCTGACTGACAGATGCCAGATAGTCTCCATTTGCATCCCAACAAATGTAGTTTACCATTTCAGAGTGTCCCTGAGAATGAGGATGATGAGTTAAATCATATAACTAATGAGATCTAATTACTTGTTCCTAAAGCAACAAACCAACATTTCCAATCAGAATATAAATTAGTAAACCCCATATTTACAGGCATCGTACCTGTAATGAGTGTGTTTGCCTGTCAGTTTCGACATCAAAGACGGAAACCATTTTATCTGATGCTGCTGCCAGCAGTTGTCCAGTTCTTGGTTGAAATCTCACTTGTGCAGTACCTCCCTATCCAAAACAATAGAGACAATTTTTCGGGTGATCAATGTAGTTttcatacaaataaaaaaaaaatgtaaatttagAAGAATGAGATCAGAAAGATTTACAAACCTTGGAATTATGAGTACAGGAGAATGGGTTGATATTCCAGTAGTGAATTTCATTGTCATGATCACAGAAACAAAATAAGTCCGTCTTCTTAGGGTGGAAGTCAAGGGACATGATAGGTGAGTTGTGCCCTGTATATGCTTGTAAACAATAGTTTGGCTGccacaaaatataaataggtCAGCAATAATAGTATAATGAAAGTGGATACGAATTAAACAAACTTCACATCTCATACAACATAGCATGTAAAACCAGACATCTAAAGGCTAGAACTACGCTAAAGAAATATTAATTTCTGTTAGGTACACCCCTATTGTGTCAGTTGAAGCAGACAATGCATAAAAGAGATCAAAGACAATTACATTGGCTGCATCCCATAATCGCACAGATTTGTCAACTGAAGCTGTTGCCAGCTGGGATGAATTTGGTCTAAAACGAACATCTGTTATGACTAACTTGTGCTCTTCGGGAGTACTCTCTGTCTGCAGGGTATCCATGTTCCAGAGTGTCACCTgatatatataacaaatactaattattctcATTCTTTTAAGCTCCAAAATCAATTATACCATTTCCTTGCATGCATAAAAATAACTATATCATCAACTGAACCAGCAGTTTCTAACATGTATGTTAGCTTGACCTCTCCATTCCTTCAAACATGTGCAGGCATACACTGCTTGTTTGAAACAGTGTTTTTGACCTTGATAGAAACTAGGCATGCATTGTTATACTGTGTATATACCTTTTTGTCATGTCCAGCGCTAGCCAGCAGCTTCCCGTCTGAAGAAAAGTGACAGCAAGTAACTTTGCTGTTTCTGGTCCGTATGCAACCAACTTCACCAAATGTAAAACCTGAATAGGAGAATGTGGCCACGGCTTAagaagaatgaagaaattttttccaattccCCAGAAGATACAATGTATATAATATCAAGTTACCTTTAGAACACTCTTTATGGTGCCCTGCAGGACTCTGCTTTAGTGTTCCATATAGATCCCTCATGTTTTCCCCATCATGTGACAAAAATGATTCCACATTATCTTCTAAAGAACCAACATCTCCAAATCGTTCTATGTCATCCTGCACTATGAAAAAATGCTCTTAGAAGTAGAATCATTCCACCTATCTTCCTCGTTTCCACATccataaaatatcaaaaaaatttgatactCAAAACTTATTGATAACAACGATTGCTCAACGATCAAACCAAGCATTTTGCAAAGTTGACTGATTTCAAAGgtttttttggaaaatcttGACAAAGTTTATACTTAAAATTGATAGCTCAAGTACTATACCCATATTTGGGAAAGAATCAAATATCACAAGTACGAATATGAAAAACAGCACAGTTCTTTCCATTAAAATAAGAAGCAGCAGCATATTAGAAACCAACCCAAATATGTGTACTTCCACATATCCCGTAAGTAAACTGTATGCCATTCACATCCATATTTTAAAGTGAGCATACCAGTAAATTGGAAGACGAAGGAAGGCCTCCTGTTCCTTCTGGACCATACATCATCAAGCTTTTTGGTATGCTGTTAACATGCTGCAGACTACTGGCTGTGTTAATTCCATCACCAGGTGTGTGAGTTGATGCGGGAGAACTAGGTGAAGGGCCAACAGTGTTTCCTGTGCCGGTGCTGTTGGCAGGTCCAGAAGAAGAGtgttgtttcctttttctgttaTTCTGCAGGGAAAAAAATGGCAGAAGATGCTGATCAGCTTATCTAAATATCAGGTCCTAATTGAAAAGGAATAAGATGGTAGCAGGAATCATATCATCCTTGTCTATAAATTTGGTTCTGTGAAACAGCTCAAGTTTAGTAATAAGCTCAAAAACTAAATAAAGCAATAATTTTCCTTGCCCAAACTTGAATCCGTAACCAAGGGCTGATGGAAAAAGTACAAAGTTTAGTTCTGCATAACTATGCACAACCTGTTGCAGTTGCTGCTGTTGCAATTGTTCATGCTGTTGGGAGGAAGAGTGTTGCATCTGGGCCATTTTTATCTGTTGAAAACCAACAACGCCTAAGATATTTTGAACCTTGCAAAGAATCaatgttttttaaaacattaaatataaaaaaatcaaaagaaacaaagactGTCAAACCAGTGAAAATGTCATAAAATGCCTAAAAGGCAAATTTTGCAGAAAATGGTGCATAAGCATCAAGGACAATAGATTTAACAGTATCCTAAACTCTAAAACCCTAATACTAAAAACTGGTTCAATATGCTCTTTCCGTCTTTTGGGGCTGTTaacacaaagaaagaaatagtgATTAGTGTACAGTCACctgatttatatttgtaagCTCCTGAAGTTTCATATTCTGGGGCAATAACGACATAGAATACATAACTTCTTAATCATTATAGGGCAAATACGTCACATACCAAAACCATAAAGGTAATCGACTAACATAAATAATGTAAGAAGGTAAAATAACAAAGTTTCTAATCTCTCTGTGTATGCGTACTTTGAATCCTAATCCTCATGAGACGAATCTATGACATTAGAAAGGTTACCTTTGGTGAACTTGATAGCACTGGAGAGCAGATAGATCCATCATTCCTAGTAGCTTGACCATCTTTTGCATTCAAACTACCCCTGGGCAAAAATCTACGAGGATCCATATCTCCGTAGTTCGTTGAATTTCCAAGGTTACTTTGTGCCTGAGCCTGTGCCAAGATTTGCTGTTGTTGAGATGCCAAAAGGAACTGATTTTGGGTATGAAGATTTGGCTTCTGTACTTGTACACCCAAGTTTTGTCGTAATTGGTCAATTCCCTGCATTATGGAACAGTTATCACAACAAAGAGTTAAACTCACAATAGAAACAAGAAAcaaccaagaagaaaaaaccatATATAACTTACAGTTAGAGGCCAACCCTTCAAAGGAAGACCCGTAATACCTTGACTCAGTCCTGAAGGACGAAAGGAAGATTTCATTTGTAAAATTTCTAAGCACAATTACATTATTCCCAACATGTGGGGCCATATCTGAGAAAGATAGGGTCAAGTATTGTCACCTGCACCACCCAAGCCAGATTTCGACTGTAAAATTGCTTGTCCATAAATTGATGAAGGATCCATAGGCAAACTTTTCTGAGTTGCACCCAAGTTAACTTCGCTTTTGATGTCCTACAATCTCCACAAGTCCACGCATTAAATTGCTCAGTATGCTAGAAAAAAAGAGGCAAAGAAACCAGAATATaataaagttgaaaaaaagaaacatgcaTGGAGAGTAAAGGTAGTCTGAGTAGTTACAGTGGTTGAAGGAGTTCGACCCTGGATTTGCTGCAAAGCAGCTGGCATGTTCCCAGAATTGCTTTGTACCAACTGGCTGAATCAACAAGAACCAAACAGATGAACGACCCATTCTTTCCAGGCAAATGAAATGAAGGGAAAAATAAAGCTCAAATAACTGCAAAAACAGAGGACAATTTACCCTTGTGGATTTGCAGCTGATTTGAGTAGGGCCATTCTATTGGCATCAATAAGCGTAGGGGATGTCTCCGAATCCATCGAGTGAGGGTGCTTCATACGCTCTTCATACATTTTCATGGCTAGCACACTGGCTGAGGGTTGCCCCATTACTCCCTCAGAGTTTATAGCATTTATAGAACCACCCAGAGCAGGATGATTAGGATCCCTACGCTGTAACTGAGCATTGCGCTGCTGCAATAGCTGCAGCTGCTGCATCTGTAGCTGTTGTTGCTCCCTTGCCTTAATTTTCTGTACCTTAATTTCATGAAAACAtattcaggaaaaaaaaaaacccaaacagtaattttttgttgttgagaaaatatgaaaatctaAATATATGAAGAAACCTCAATGTAAGCTGCAGCAGCCTCTGAGTGCTTCTCATTTGTCCTTGCAATGAATATGTCCCAGAAAACAGACCACCATTCAAACAGGAATCCTCCTGGTGCATCAATTGCTGCACATTCAAATCTAAAACAGGTTTACTCTCTAGAAAATCCCAACATATATACTATAAGACATGCACACCAAAATCTacttttgaaaagaaaaaaacatatacTATCAAATCATGCTGTCGCAGTGGCCATAAACCATAAACCATGATATAAAATGACGTTCTGCAAATGCATGCTAAGTGGAATCTTCAAAATCACATAATCAGTAAGCTGATAGCGAATGAATTAGAAACTGACAACATTACCTACTGGATCTGTAGCAACCTTCCCTTCAGTCATAAATGCGTTTGCGGAAGcaatcaattttcttttcaacagATAATCATGAATATAAACATCAAGCCTGTAGCAGAAAAGCAAATCAATAACTGGGTAAATATCAAACTGATGATCAATTCACAACAGtaaaaggaaagaaacaaCACCCAGGAACAAATTATCATATAGAAAATTACAAGCAGatagaaaatcaaaaaaattgattaatgCAACACTTACATCTTATCAGCTTCCCAATTGCTCTGTGCCATGTTTTACCTTTATTAAATAACTCCAAACAAATGAACCACGAGCAACCACTGTTCGGCCTGCAATTATATATCACCACCCACAGCTTCAGTATCCCCTCATCAAGGTAAATTAAATGATCATTCATTTGtgtaaaacaaagaaaaaaacaaagagaggaTAAATTCTGTTTGGTTCCCAAAAAAcccgaaaaagaaaatggaaattcaACCGTTGTAGTTTATTATTTCACAATTATTAGCTCGATTATGACTCGAACTTCAAATCATCTGTATGAACTCcacagaaattttttaattaaccaaaagaaaaataaatcatataatGCACAACTTCACGAACTTTTCCCTCCATAATCCTCGGGTTTCagagcaaccaaacagagcaAAACTCATAACCAAAACCACAGAATTCCAACAGTTCTCATAGAAATTCAGCTGAAACCATACCAGTGCAACAACGGATCAACGCCTACAGTACCATTCCACCAGATCTCCACCTCATAAACCCGAACACAAACttcatcaaccaaaaaaaagaaaaactacagaaaaaaaattcagcaaAGATTTAGCTGACGACCATCTTCTCCTTAAAATGAATTGAAATTTCGTGACAGTGACAGTGATCTGAAACCTTACGTGCTTAATTCACTTAAAAGagtgtgaattttttttctatgatCTCCCTTTTTTTCCGAGAAAATAAATGGACTCTTTCTTGAGTGTAACTGAAGTAGAAGAAGGGCCTTCGAGCTTTTAacagtgaaaaagaaaaagaaaaagaaaaagaaaacagagagagaatcGCGACCAGAGACATTAACGGAGGGTGCTTATTAGGTTCGGAGCCGAAGCTGAGGCTTTGTAGTAACGTTTGtgtgaattttttgttgtagGGACGAGGTTCGGAGTTTGGCTCGTGCTTAAAGTGATGACGTTTTGGTGCGTTTCGGCGCGTTCTTTTGCTCGGTTGTGGGGCCCGTGATTGAATATTACGTGTAACGAGTTTCCCGTTAAACGACATAAGAACTATTTGATCAACAATTTGTTCAAACAATGTGATTAAGTAGGAGTTGAATCTCAACTTGATCAACAATGCGACGAGGGAGATTCTATGACAGCATATGTTTGATTGAAAGTGCTTGATGTTCTTAAGAATGTGGTCAAGTGGTAAGATTTTTCGAGTTGTCATATTTTTATGTGAAAGAATATTCTTGTGGACCATTTGATGCTTAAAAGAGTATAATTAAGTGGTAAAATTTGTTACGCTACGATATTGGTTTTGGAATATGAACGACTTTATATGctcatataaatatattcttcttcagaTTTGTGGTATACAATGAATCTTTCGTAATGACTTATGACGTGACTAATGTGTGAAACGTCAAATGCATATTGTATACAAACAATATAATAGGACGAGTATTTTCCACATTATCCTTTGAGATGTTCGAATAAGATattattcttttgtttattttatattatataataaatcttttataataattagCGAATGACTAACGTGAAATGTGAGTGAAAAATTATCTTGACAAACCTTTTCTCTTGAACATTTGTTCATGGCATTATTACCttgacaaaaaagaagagacaCTATCTTCACCTCAAAATATGGTAGAAGGCCAATAACATCAACATTAGTTATTGGAAAACTAATATTCGAAggttaataaaaaataaaaaataaaaaagtaactaagatataaattttcaagctacgcaaatcaaatatatataagaagaAGTCGTTTTGGTCAATTAGTTAGAGTTAAACGAGAGGTCGCGCCAAAAAGTAAACTAAATATTTTCTAGAGAGAGCGTGGGGTTTGAATGAGAATCCACGTGGCGAGAGGTAAGTGGTTAGTAGGTTCTAGAAAGTCATAGAAGTGAACGGAATCCAAATTATCGTCCCAATTGGTTGGGGCAAGCAAGTATTTAAAGGGGACCGAACCAAgtttcttaatttgttttgcaCAATTCCGAGAGGAGAACTTTCTTCGTGTCTTCGCGCTTAGGtacgctctctctctctctctctctctctctctctctctctctctctctctctctctctctctctctctctccctctctccctctctcaaAGCACAGCTCGAAACCTAATCGATCAGCCTGTGAGTAGTTCAATTTGATTTGCTCTGTCTAATGCACTTCTAATGATAAATTTCTGAACTTTGTCGAGAattgtagaaattttttaagCAGAGCTTTTTCTTGCGCCGAAAGTTCGGAAATTTTGTGTGGAATTTGGGGTTTTGTGTTTGATCTGTGTGATATTTAATGATAAGGTTAATTTTGTGGTATTGTGGAATTTGAACATTGAAAAGGTCTTCTTTGGAGGTAAAGTTCAGGACTTTTGTCGTTTCTTTCAATGATTTGTAAAGTAATTGATCAAATTCTTACAATGTAGCTGCAATtatttggttgtgttgttgAATTCTGTATGGAGCCTATTTGAATGCTGCTTAAATGTTAAaaattggtattttttttttttgcgtaGTTTAGGATTTTCCTTTTTCGGACTTGTAAATTT
Proteins encoded:
- the LOC117637566 gene encoding E3 ubiquitin-protein ligase PRT1 isoform X1, which gives rise to MDDNQISLGDEQEEIPDSFICCVCLDLLYKPIVLSCGHVSCFWCVHRSMSSLGQSQCPLCRHEYNHFPTICQMFYFLLLKKYPVAYKRRELQILEEEKRSGCFSPQLDAHGCRSQASQELHIQNNGTAGPKQTHGGDYEGIGNVTDGEKNSLLNTDRGSGDRISVADVICAACKQLSFHPVVLNCGHVYCESCIVKPDEQMHRCNVCQSSHPSGFPKVCLVLGHFLEEQFPKEYALRRDAVRLKQADSRHENPNACATKADTQRKKLSPWSDPVHIRFGCDSCGMFPIIGDRYNCLDCFEKKGFDLCSHCYNTNSKLPGRFNQQHTPEHRFKLVRKDSIRNQLKLVIGDIDDISLALIIASISSEGTISPDAQENAENRSAVHAPSTSSGDEQDESLTSD
- the LOC117637566 gene encoding E3 ubiquitin-protein ligase PRT1 isoform X2 yields the protein MSSLGQSQCPLCRHEYNHFPTICQMFYFLLLKKYPVAYKRRELQILEEEKRSGCFSPQLDAHGCRSQASQELHIQNNGTAGPKQTHGGDYEGIGNVTDGEKNSLLNTDRGSGDRISVADVICAACKQLSFHPVVLNCGHVYCESCIVKPDEQMHRCNVCQSSHPSGFPKVCLVLGHFLEEQFPKEYALRRDAVRLKQADSRHENPNACATKADTQRKKLSPWSDPVHIRFGCDSCGMFPIIGDRYNCLDCFEKKGFDLCSHCYNTNSKLPGRFNQQHTPEHRFKLVRKDSIRNQLKLVIGDIDDISLALIIASISSEGTISPDAQENAENRSAVHAPSTSSGDEQDESLTSD